In Gopherus evgoodei ecotype Sinaloan lineage chromosome 10, rGopEvg1_v1.p, whole genome shotgun sequence, a single window of DNA contains:
- the INTS14 gene encoding integrator complex subunit 14 isoform X3 encodes MLLPAFSSPGSHSQQVVLVTDGCLGIGRGSLRHSLATCNQRNESNRFPLPFPFPSKLYIMCMANLDELQSSDSLDCLERLVDLNNGEGQIFTIDGPLCLKNVQSMFGKLIDLAYTPFHAVLKCGHLTSDVQVFPRPEPFIIDEEIDPIPKAINTDLEIVGFIDIADISSPPVLSRHLVLPIALNKEGDEVGPGITDDTEDENSANQIAGKIPNFCVLLHGSLKVEGMVAIVQLGPEWHGMLYSQADSKKKSNLMMSLFEPGPEPLPWLGKMAQLGPISDAKENPYGEDDNKSPFPLQPKNKRSYAQNVTVWIKPSGLQTDVQKILRNARKLPEKTQTFYKELNRLRKAALAFGFLDLLKGVADMLERECTLLPDTAHPDAAFQLTHAAQQLKGASNGTSEYAAYDHNITPLQTDFSSSSTERI; translated from the exons ATGCTCCTGCCTGCATTCTCCAGCCCAGGGAGCCACAGTCAGCAG GTTGTTCTAGTAACTGACGGCTGTTTAGGGATTGGCAGAGGCTCTCTGCGGCACTCCTTAGCTACTTGCAACCAGCGAAATGAAAGCAACCGATTTCCACTGCCTTTCCCCTTCCCGTCCAAGTTATACATCATGTGCATGGCTAATCTAGACGAG ctcCAGAGCTCAGATTCTTTAGATTGTCTGGAAAGACTTGTAGATTTAAATAACGGGGAAGGACAGATTTTTACCATCGATGGACCCCTTTGCTTGAAGAATGTACAGTCCATGTTTGG AAAACTAATAGACCTGGCTTATACACCATTCCATGCTGTTCTCAAATGTGGTCACTTAACATCTGATGTGCAAGTATTTCCCAGACCAGAACCTTTCATTATAGATGAGGAAATAGATCCCATCCCTAAAGCAATTAATACAG ATCTAGAAATAGTTGGTTTTATAGATATAGCTGATATTTCTAGCCCTCCTGTATTATCTAGACACTTGGTACTGCCCATTGCACTCAACAAAG AAGGTGATGAGGTGGGTCCGGGGATCACTGATGACACTGAGGATGAGAATTCAGCTAATCAAATTGCTGGCAAAATACCCAACTTCTGTGTACTGCTGCATGGGAGCCTGAAAGTGGAAGGCATGGTGGCCATTGTTCAGTTAGG GCCTGAATGGCATGGAATGTTGTACTCCCAAGCTGATAGTAAAAAGAAATCAAACCTCATGATGTCTCTCTTTGAACCTGGTCCAGAGCCCCTGCCTTGGCTAGGGAAAATGGCACAACTTGGGCCTATTTCAG ATGCTAAAGAAAATCCTTATGGTGAAGATGACAATAAAAGCCCTTTCCCCTTACAGCCCAAAAACAAGCGCAGTTACGCGCAGAATGTCACTGTGTGGATCAAACCAAGTGGGCTCCAG aCAGATGTACAGAAGATCTTGAGAAATGCAAGAAAACTCCCTGAAAAAACTCAGACATTCTACAAA GAACTCAACCGTTTACGCAAGGCAGCCTTGGCATTTGGGTTTTTGGACCTTTTGAAAGGAGTGGCGGATATGCTGGAAAGGGAGTGTACATTACTGCCTGATACAGCTCATCCCGATGCAGCATTTCAGCTTACTCATGCTGCTCAGCAACTCAAAGGAGCAAGTAATGGGACCTCTGAATATGCCGCCTATGACCATAACATCACTCCACTGCAGACAGACTTCTCCAGTAGCAGCACTGAAAGAATATGA
- the INTS14 gene encoding integrator complex subunit 14 isoform X1, whose amino-acid sequence MPTVVVMDVSLSMTRPVSVEGSEEYQRKHLAVHGLTMLFEHMATNYKLEFTALVVFSSLWELMVPFTRDYNTLQEALSNMDDYDKTCLESALVGVCNVVQQEWGAAIPCQVVLVTDGCLGIGRGSLRHSLATCNQRNESNRFPLPFPFPSKLYIMCMANLDELQSSDSLDCLERLVDLNNGEGQIFTIDGPLCLKNVQSMFGKLIDLAYTPFHAVLKCGHLTSDVQVFPRPEPFIIDEEIDPIPKAINTDLEIVGFIDIADISSPPVLSRHLVLPIALNKEGDEVGPGITDDTEDENSANQIAGKIPNFCVLLHGSLKVEGMVAIVQLGPEWHGMLYSQADSKKKSNLMMSLFEPGPEPLPWLGKMAQLGPISDAKENPYGEDDNKSPFPLQPKNKRSYAQNVTVWIKPSGLQTDVQKILRNARKLPEKTQTFYKELNRLRKAALAFGFLDLLKGVADMLERECTLLPDTAHPDAAFQLTHAAQQLKGASNGTSEYAAYDHNITPLQTDFSSSSTERI is encoded by the exons ATGCCGACTGTGGTGGTGATGGACGTGTCGCTCTCCATGACCCGGCCTGTTTCTGTGGAGGGCTCTGAAGAGTATCAACGGAAACACCTGGCTGTCCATGGATTGACCATGTTGTTTGAGCACATGGCCACCAATTACAAACTTGAGTTTACAGCCTTGGTGGTCTTCTCATCGCTTTGGGAACTGATGGTTCCCTTTACAAGAGATTACAACACGCTTCAG GAAGCCCTAAGTAACATGGATGATTATGACAAAACATGCTTAGAATCGGCACTGGTTGGGGTTTGTAATGTTGTGCAACAGGAATGGGGTGCTGCGATTCCCTGCCAG GTTGTTCTAGTAACTGACGGCTGTTTAGGGATTGGCAGAGGCTCTCTGCGGCACTCCTTAGCTACTTGCAACCAGCGAAATGAAAGCAACCGATTTCCACTGCCTTTCCCCTTCCCGTCCAAGTTATACATCATGTGCATGGCTAATCTAGACGAG ctcCAGAGCTCAGATTCTTTAGATTGTCTGGAAAGACTTGTAGATTTAAATAACGGGGAAGGACAGATTTTTACCATCGATGGACCCCTTTGCTTGAAGAATGTACAGTCCATGTTTGG AAAACTAATAGACCTGGCTTATACACCATTCCATGCTGTTCTCAAATGTGGTCACTTAACATCTGATGTGCAAGTATTTCCCAGACCAGAACCTTTCATTATAGATGAGGAAATAGATCCCATCCCTAAAGCAATTAATACAG ATCTAGAAATAGTTGGTTTTATAGATATAGCTGATATTTCTAGCCCTCCTGTATTATCTAGACACTTGGTACTGCCCATTGCACTCAACAAAG AAGGTGATGAGGTGGGTCCGGGGATCACTGATGACACTGAGGATGAGAATTCAGCTAATCAAATTGCTGGCAAAATACCCAACTTCTGTGTACTGCTGCATGGGAGCCTGAAAGTGGAAGGCATGGTGGCCATTGTTCAGTTAGG GCCTGAATGGCATGGAATGTTGTACTCCCAAGCTGATAGTAAAAAGAAATCAAACCTCATGATGTCTCTCTTTGAACCTGGTCCAGAGCCCCTGCCTTGGCTAGGGAAAATGGCACAACTTGGGCCTATTTCAG ATGCTAAAGAAAATCCTTATGGTGAAGATGACAATAAAAGCCCTTTCCCCTTACAGCCCAAAAACAAGCGCAGTTACGCGCAGAATGTCACTGTGTGGATCAAACCAAGTGGGCTCCAG aCAGATGTACAGAAGATCTTGAGAAATGCAAGAAAACTCCCTGAAAAAACTCAGACATTCTACAAA GAACTCAACCGTTTACGCAAGGCAGCCTTGGCATTTGGGTTTTTGGACCTTTTGAAAGGAGTGGCGGATATGCTGGAAAGGGAGTGTACATTACTGCCTGATACAGCTCATCCCGATGCAGCATTTCAGCTTACTCATGCTGCTCAGCAACTCAAAGGAGCAAGTAATGGGACCTCTGAATATGCCGCCTATGACCATAACATCACTCCACTGCAGACAGACTTCTCCAGTAGCAGCACTGAAAGAATATGA
- the INTS14 gene encoding integrator complex subunit 14 isoform X2: MPTVVVMDVSLSMTRPVSVEGSEEYQRKHLAVHGLTMLFEHMATNYKLEFTALVVFSSLWELMVPFTRDYNTLQVVLVTDGCLGIGRGSLRHSLATCNQRNESNRFPLPFPFPSKLYIMCMANLDELQSSDSLDCLERLVDLNNGEGQIFTIDGPLCLKNVQSMFGKLIDLAYTPFHAVLKCGHLTSDVQVFPRPEPFIIDEEIDPIPKAINTDLEIVGFIDIADISSPPVLSRHLVLPIALNKEGDEVGPGITDDTEDENSANQIAGKIPNFCVLLHGSLKVEGMVAIVQLGPEWHGMLYSQADSKKKSNLMMSLFEPGPEPLPWLGKMAQLGPISDAKENPYGEDDNKSPFPLQPKNKRSYAQNVTVWIKPSGLQTDVQKILRNARKLPEKTQTFYKELNRLRKAALAFGFLDLLKGVADMLERECTLLPDTAHPDAAFQLTHAAQQLKGASNGTSEYAAYDHNITPLQTDFSSSSTERI; the protein is encoded by the exons ATGCCGACTGTGGTGGTGATGGACGTGTCGCTCTCCATGACCCGGCCTGTTTCTGTGGAGGGCTCTGAAGAGTATCAACGGAAACACCTGGCTGTCCATGGATTGACCATGTTGTTTGAGCACATGGCCACCAATTACAAACTTGAGTTTACAGCCTTGGTGGTCTTCTCATCGCTTTGGGAACTGATGGTTCCCTTTACAAGAGATTACAACACGCTTCAG GTTGTTCTAGTAACTGACGGCTGTTTAGGGATTGGCAGAGGCTCTCTGCGGCACTCCTTAGCTACTTGCAACCAGCGAAATGAAAGCAACCGATTTCCACTGCCTTTCCCCTTCCCGTCCAAGTTATACATCATGTGCATGGCTAATCTAGACGAG ctcCAGAGCTCAGATTCTTTAGATTGTCTGGAAAGACTTGTAGATTTAAATAACGGGGAAGGACAGATTTTTACCATCGATGGACCCCTTTGCTTGAAGAATGTACAGTCCATGTTTGG AAAACTAATAGACCTGGCTTATACACCATTCCATGCTGTTCTCAAATGTGGTCACTTAACATCTGATGTGCAAGTATTTCCCAGACCAGAACCTTTCATTATAGATGAGGAAATAGATCCCATCCCTAAAGCAATTAATACAG ATCTAGAAATAGTTGGTTTTATAGATATAGCTGATATTTCTAGCCCTCCTGTATTATCTAGACACTTGGTACTGCCCATTGCACTCAACAAAG AAGGTGATGAGGTGGGTCCGGGGATCACTGATGACACTGAGGATGAGAATTCAGCTAATCAAATTGCTGGCAAAATACCCAACTTCTGTGTACTGCTGCATGGGAGCCTGAAAGTGGAAGGCATGGTGGCCATTGTTCAGTTAGG GCCTGAATGGCATGGAATGTTGTACTCCCAAGCTGATAGTAAAAAGAAATCAAACCTCATGATGTCTCTCTTTGAACCTGGTCCAGAGCCCCTGCCTTGGCTAGGGAAAATGGCACAACTTGGGCCTATTTCAG ATGCTAAAGAAAATCCTTATGGTGAAGATGACAATAAAAGCCCTTTCCCCTTACAGCCCAAAAACAAGCGCAGTTACGCGCAGAATGTCACTGTGTGGATCAAACCAAGTGGGCTCCAG aCAGATGTACAGAAGATCTTGAGAAATGCAAGAAAACTCCCTGAAAAAACTCAGACATTCTACAAA GAACTCAACCGTTTACGCAAGGCAGCCTTGGCATTTGGGTTTTTGGACCTTTTGAAAGGAGTGGCGGATATGCTGGAAAGGGAGTGTACATTACTGCCTGATACAGCTCATCCCGATGCAGCATTTCAGCTTACTCATGCTGCTCAGCAACTCAAAGGAGCAAGTAATGGGACCTCTGAATATGCCGCCTATGACCATAACATCACTCCACTGCAGACAGACTTCTCCAGTAGCAGCACTGAAAGAATATGA